The Pyxidicoccus sp. MSG2 DNA segment CGCCTCGAGGAGCCGGTGGAAGACCCATGCGAAGCCGATGCAAGCGGCGGTGGCGAGTACGAACCACATGGCCTCCCACGCCGGGCTCCGGCCGGTGAGCCGGAGGCCCACGCGGAAGAGCGCGCCCGTCACCGTGTTGTGCGTGAGGTAGAGGCTGTAGGAGATGGCGCCCAGCCCCTGCAAGGCCCGCCACGACAGCCACGTCTCGAGCCGGCCCGCGAGCCCCACGGCCAGCACTAGCGCACCGGTGGCCGCCGCCACGTGCAGCTGCACGTCCGCTCGCACGAGCCCCATGACGCCCACCAGCGCCACCTGCAACGCCGCCGCCGCGACGTGCGCGCCCGAGCCCGCACCGCGACGCACGACGGCGCGCCACACGAGCACGCCGGTGAGGAACAGGTGCCAGCGGTCCACGAACAGCCCGTGCAGGTGGAAGGGCTCCAGCCCCACCAGCCACAAATCAGCCAGCAGTGTCGCGGGCCAGAGGGCCGCCGTGAGCGCGCGCTCGGGCCCCAGGCGCTCGCGCAGACGGGTGACGCCGAGGAGCAGGAGCGCGAAGGTGGCGTAGAACTGGAACTCGTAGCAGAGCGTCCAGTACACCGCGCTGAGCTGACGCACGCCCAGCAGGTCCGTCAGGTATGTGAGGTGGGCGAGCACCTCGCCCCAGGTGGGCAGGAGGTACGTCTTGCCGGGGACGAAGCGCACCGAGAGGAGCCCGAACCCCACGGTGAGCGCCAGGGACGCCCAATAGGCCGGGTCCAACCGCACCGAGCGGCGAGCCAGGAAGCGCCCCACGTAACCGGGCGTGACGTGCGCATGCGCCATGCTCGCGGCGATGACGAAGCCGCTGATGACGAAGAAGACGGTGACGCCCGCGTCTCCCCGGCGCAGCACGCCATTCAGCACCGCGCCGAGGAAGGGTTCCAGATGCGCGAGGTGACCGCCCTCCCGGGCATGGAAGCCGACGACGGCGAGCGCCGCGAAGCCTCGCAGCGCGTCGATGAAGACATAGCGGGGTCTGGAATCCGCAGGCATCCGAGGGACACTTCGTCGGGGATGCGGGATTAGACGTCGGCGCCGCGCGGGATTGCAACCCGCCCCCTCCCCTACTTCCGGGCGGCGGCGAGGATGTATTTCGGCAGCAGCTCCTCCCGGAACTTCTTCCACACCGGGAACTGGCTGTAGTTGCCGCCGGTGAACATCACGGTGAGGTCGAGCTCCGGGATGACCATGATGAACTGCCCGCCATTCCCTCCGGCCTCGTACTCGGAATAGACGCGGTCGCCCACCTTCAGCTCATGCCGCCACCAGGCGTAGCCGTAGGTCCGGTCCGCGCGCATGACGGAGTGACGCGCGACGGAGCGCTCCACCCAGCGCTTGCTGACGACGCGGCGCCCGTTCCAGACGCCGCCCGACAGGTAGAGCTGCCCGAGCTTCAGCGCGTCCCGGGGACGCAGGTGGAAGCCACCGCCCAGGTACGCGTCACCGGCGGGCGTGAGGTTGAGGTGGTAGTTTCGCATCTGGAGCGGCGTCGCCAGCGAGCGCGCGAAGAAGTCCGGCAGCCACGTGCCCGTCGTGTTGCGCAGCACGCCGCCGAGCAGATTCATTCCCGCGGAGCAGTACACGGCCTGCTCCGCGCCCGGCTCCCGCTCCATCGGCAGGTTCAGTGTGTACGTGTACCAGTCGGACTCCTGCTCCTGGAGCGTGTTCTCGTTGCCCGGCGAATCGCCGTTGTCATCGTCACACGCGAGCCCCGACGTCATCGTCATCAGGTGCTCCACCGTCAGGCGCGCCTTCCGCGGGTCGGGCGTGCCGGCGTCCTTGTAGTCGGGGAACAGCGAGTACACGGGCGTCTCCGGCGACAGGCGCGCGCCCTGGTCGATGGCGATGCCCACCAGCGCCGGCGCGAAGGTCTTCGCGGCGGAGCGGAGGTCATGCGGCCGCTCCTTGTCGTAACCGTGGAAGTACTCCTCGACGACGAGCTTCCCGTGGCGGGCGATGAGCAGCCCATGGATGAGGGGCGCGGACACGTCAGCGGGCTGGGCGTCGAGGATGCGCTGCACCAACTCGCGCACGGGACCTGTGTCCATGCCCACGTCCGAGAGCGACGCGGTGGCCCAGCCGTCCTCCTCCGCGATGGGCTTGCGGTACGTGTACGGGCCCGGGGACGGCGTGCGCGGGTAGAGACTCACGGCCTGCTCCCTGTCGCGCCGGGTGAGGTCCAACGTGCCCAGGAACATGAAGGGCAGCGACAGCTTTCCGGCACGCGCGTCGTAGGTCCCCTCGAAGCGCGGGCCTCCCTCACGCGCGCTGACGAGCCGGACGGTGTCCCCCGTCATCGAGACACGGAACACGGGCTGCGGAGGGAAGTTCTTCTCCGGGTTGCGCATGATGGCCTGGACGGTGCCATCGGGCGCTTCCTGGACGACGAGGTAGAGCGTGAAGCGGTCCTCCATCGGCTTCACTGCGCCGCGCCAGACGCCCTTCTGCACGGCGCGCAATTCCACGGGCGTGGCATAGCGGACGCCGCCCACGACGATGGCCCGCTGAATCCAGTGCCCCACGAAGCGCTTGCCGTCCGGCGTCAGCGCCCCCCGCAGCTCGCCCTGGCCTCCGGGCAAGACGACGGAGAGCACCTTCTGCTCCTCCCGGCCCGGAGCCTCGAAGCCGCCAATCCGGGCCAGCCACGCGCCGTTGTCCCGCAGGAGTGTCAGCTCGCCCTGGACCTCGGGACCGAAGACGCGCTCACCGCCCCAGATGCCGGCGAGCTGCTTCGCCGGGTCCGGGCTCGCGGGAGCCGCGGGCTGCGCCAGCCCCGTCCCGGACACGAGTGAAAACACCAACAGCGGAACCGCCAGACGGCGGTGGGCGTGAAGGAGCATGGCGGACGTCCTCGTGGGTGCAGGGCTCGGTGCTTGCCGCTCCGGGCCCTACGCACGGCACGAAGAACGATTGCTCTTGCAACTCACGCCACCTTCACCGGGCGCCTTGTCGCGCGAGAGGATGACCGCGCTGTAGGAGCCGGGTCAGAACCGGAAGCTCTGGGCCACCGTGAGCAGCTGCTCCTCGTACTCCCCGTTATTGGCGAGACAGGCCTGCGTGGAGACGATGTAGCCCCGCTGGTCCTTCACGGTGATGTACATGTGGCCCACGTGGGTGGCGTTCTTCACCACGAGCTCGCGACCGGGCAGCCCGCCCACGGTGGCCGGCTTGTCCTCGAGCACCTCCCAGTACTCGCTCTTTCCGTAGTCGTCGCGCTGCAACTGCACGTACGCGTCGAGCGAGTAGTCGTCCTTGCGCGAGCGCATCACCCCCGCGTTGTCGAGGCACTTGGAGTTCCCCGTCCCCGACGGACGGATGCCCGCCACCTCGAAGCCGTCGATGTCGCGCTCGCGCCAGCCCTGGGGGTACTCGATGGAGAAGCCGTCGCCCTCGTAGCGGCCGCCCAACTCCGGGTCCTCGCCGAGCTTCAAGACGTAGCCGCGTACGGCCTCCGCGTTGCGCACGGTGAGGAAGCCCAGGCCGCCGAGCACCGCCAGCACCGCGAGGCTCGGCACCGGCCGCGTCACCAGGCTCCGGACCGCGAAGACGAGTCCCTGCACCGCGCCCACGACGAAGGCCAGCGCTCCGATGATGGCCAGCACGTAGAAGAACCGGCCCGTCACACTCGCGAGCCACAGGGTGAAGACGAAGAGAAGCGGCCCTCCGATGAGGGCAAAGAGGAAGCCCAGCGGGTGCTCGGGCTGCTTCTCGGGCGCGGCGGATTCAGGAGTCGAGTCGGACATGCACCCGAAACGCTAGAAGGCCGGGGGTGGTGGAAGCAACGCCGTCCCCCCCGGGTCTGCGGGCACTCACGGGGTTCGACACCGTCAGTCGGTGAACGTGTTGGGCTCCTTGCTGAAGCCCGCCTTCGCATGATGCGTCAACCGCTCGGAGCGGGAGGCCTGCTCGAGCGCGGCGATGACGGCCTTCTCGGCGTCCGCGGCCCAGTCCTTCACCTTGGCCGGGTCGACGCCCTTCTCGCTCACGTACTTCGCGAGCGCCTCCGAGGCCTTCTTCATTCCCGTGCCGGCGTTGACCGCGAGGTCGGTCATGATGGCGTTGCCATACTCGCTGGTGACGACGTCCTTGAGCTTGATCTGCCCCTTGGCCGCCGCGCCCCTGGCATCCTTGCCAGTCACCGCCACCGGGTGGTTCCGGATGTCGGAGATCTTCCCCTGGTTGGCGAACTTGATTTGCGCCTGCTGCATCTCCGGGGCGGCGCCCGCGGCCATGAAGACGGCCGACAGCTTCACGTCGGTGCGGATGGCCTCCGCCGCCTCGACGCCCTTGAGCACCGTGCCGTCACCCCGGGTGAGCACCACGCCCTTGTCGTCGATGCCGAGCCCATACCGGCCGAAGTGCTTCTCGTAGAGCGCCGAGTCGTTCTTCTTCAGGTCCCGCATGAACTCGGCCAGCGAGCCGTTGCCGCTCTTTCCCAGCGTCCACTGGGTGAAGCCCCAGGAGACGCGCCCGATGTCCCAGGTGTTGACCTTGCTGAAGGTACCCTCCAGGCCCGAGATGGACGCCAGCACCTTCCGCCGGTCTTCGCTGATGCCGCTCTTCTCCAGCTGGGTGTCGACGTCCGTGCGTGAGTCGCCCTTGATGGCGCCTCCATCCAGCGCCTTCCATGAGTTCGTGTAGGCCGTCTCGCGGCCATCGCGCATCCGCACGGTGGTGCCGTCCACCGTGATGTCCGAGCGGGTCTGTGGCACGTCGACCATCGGCTGGTATGCGTCCACCCTCGCGAGCGCGGTGGCCTTGACGCTCTTCTCGGTGGCCTGGGCGGTGGTGAGCCGGGCGTTCGCCGCGTCGAGCTCGGTCTTCTGGGCGTTCTTGAGCGCCTCGGCCTCGACCGGGTCCTTGGGCACCTTCGCCTTCTGGTGCCGGGCCTTCAGCTTGCTGACCGCTTCCTCGGCATGCTTCACCTCCGCGCTCGCATGCTGGAGCTCGGGGTTCGAGCCGATGTGTGTCTTCAGCCACGCCTTGACCTTGTCGCCCTCGGCGGCGACCTTCTTGTCGGCGGCCTCGAGCTTCGCCTGTGCGGCCTTCTTCGCCGTGTCGGTGGTCGCCTTGTCGAGGGCCTGCTGCGCCTCGTTGCGCCCCTTCACGGCTTCCTTGAGCGGGTTGTAGACCTTCGCCTTCGGAGGCTTCCAGGTCGCGACGTTGATGGGAATCAACAGGTTGAGCTCGACGGCGTTCCCGCGCTTGATGGTGCCTTCGTCGTGCGAGGTCACCTTGATGCCGTCCAGGTTCTTCTGGATGTCGGCGGCCGAGGCCTTCGCCACGGCGGCGGCCTTCACCGGCGCCTGCACCGGAGCGGCGGGCCCCGTCGGGGCGGCAGGAGCGGTAGGAGCCGCTGTCACCGGCCTGTCGAGCGCCGCGAGGGCGCGCTTCAGGTCGGGCCCTTCCAGCTCGAGCTCGAGTGCGTCGCGCAGCGAGGTGCCGGTGAGCTTCTCGTACTTCTGCGCCACCTGCGGGAGCAGCGCCGGGTCCGTCCCCTCCAGGGCCTCGAAGACCGCGGCCTCGTCGGTGCCCCAGATGTCGTCCATCGCGGCCTTCAGCTTCGCCGCCGCCGTGTCCACCGGCCCGGCCGTCGCCTTGCTCTTCGTGGCCGAGGCGGACATCGGGTTGAACGAGAAGGCCTGATTGCCAGGCGGACGCCCGCGAATCTGGTCGGCCAGGCGCTTGAGCGTCGTACCCACCGCGCCATCCGAAATGGCCTTGAGGAGAAAGGCACGCTCGGCGCCGGCATCGGCCCGGGGCGACGCCTTGGCGCTGACACCCGCCTTCGACAGCAGGGTCGACAACTCCTTCTGCTGGGCGGGGCTGAAACCGCTGATGGCCCGGGCCGCGACGCCAACGATGGGCGCGGAGAGCGCTCCGGACAACGCCTGCTGCAGCGCCTGACGGATGGGGCCTTCCGCGAAGGTGGCGAGCTGCTGTTCGAGCTTCTGCTGCGCCGGAGCCTTCGACACCGACGGGCGTGCGGCCTCCATCGACGAGTCGGGTCTGGCGGGGGCCGGGGCCGCAGCGGGCGCGGCAGTCTGCGTCGCCCGCGCCATGGGAGCATCGACCTTCGCGAGCTGCGGAGCGGGTGGGCGGGTGATCTTGACCATGCCCCCAAAGCCTAGACCAACGCCTGCGCGCCTCGAAAATCCCCCGGGAGGCCTCCCCATCCACTGCCTACTGCCCTGCTCGGATGATTTCAGCCATGGACCGCTCCGCCAGCGCGGTGATGGTCAGTGAGGGGTTGACCGTCCCGGTGCTGCCGGGAACCGCCGCGCCGTCGACGACGTAGAGGTGCGTGTAGCCCTTCACGCGACCGCAGGCGTCGGTGGCCGCCCCCAGCACCGCGCCGCCGAGGGGGTGGGCCGTGAAGGAGGCGTTGACGTCAGGGGCCAGGATGGGGACGCCGACCTGCGTGCCGCTGGCGGCGGCGATGCGGTTGTTGACGACACGCAGCGCGGCCACGGCGTTGTCGTTGCCCTGGCTCGGCCAGTCGAGCACCACCTTCTGGCGGGTGCTGTCGTAGCGGAAGCTCCCGCGCTGGGAGTCCAGGGCCATGCCGAGCGTGCCAATCAACCCCGGGTTGGCCGGCAGGTTGGGGACGTACCAGTTCTCCAGCGTGACGGGCATCCCACCCTCATCGAGGATGCGCGAGGCACACGGCGAGCCCTGGTTGAATCCTTCGAGACTCGAGAACGAGCGGGCTATCGCCGCGTCTCCGTTCGAGCCCCAGCCGGCGCCGATGCTCTCGTCGAGGTCGGGCAGCGCGCCGGTGTCGCGCGCCGCGACGAGCAACTCGCTGGTGCCGATGGAGCCCGCGCCCAGGAACAGCCGGTCAGCCGTCAGGGTGCGCTTGCGGAGCACCGTGCCATTCGGAGCGATGACGTCGACCTGTACCCAATAGCGGCCGTCCACCTCGCGGCCGATGGCGGTGACGCGGTGACCAGGGTGGATGCTCACCCTGCCGGTGGCCTCGGCCTGGGGGAGGTAGTTCTGCCCGAGGTCGTACTTGGCCCCGTTCGCATTGCCGAAGGTGCTCTCCCCGATGATGGCGGAGGGGCGCGACCTTCCAGTCAGCTCGCTCCGCACGACCTCCCACTGGAAGATGGAGTCGATGCGCTGCGGGGTGTAGCCCGCCTGGGTGACGTGGGTGTCCCAGAGCCGGGAGTGTCCGAAGGGAGCGCTCTGGTACACATCCGACGGCATGGGGGAGACGCCGAGCATCTGGCGGGCGAGCGGGTAGTAGCGCCGGTCCATCTCCTCGTAGCTCACGACGCCCTGGAAGACCTGGTCGAAGAAGCGCTGCTCGGGCTGCACCATCGCCCCGGTGAAGACGACCGAGCCGCCGCCCACGGCGGCTCCACGCCAGACCTTGATGTGCTCATAGTCGGTGACGTCGAGCACGCCGCCGAAGGAGTCGACCGGCCGGGTGATGCCGTCGAATCCCGTGAAGCTCTTCCTGAACCACACGGCCCGGCCGTCGAGCAGCGATTCAGAGGAGAAGCTCTGCCGCCACGGGTCTCTCGGCCAGCGCGAGCCACGCTCCAGCATGGTGACCTGCACGCCCGCCTGCCCGAGCCGCAGCGCCGCCACGGCCGCACCGAAGCCCGTGCCAATCACGAGGGCCTCGGAGTGCGAGGGCGCGCTGGGCAGCGCCCGGAAGATCTCCGGCACCACGAGCCGGTACGCGAGCTCGTTGAGCGAGCTCACCGGGGGAGAGGCCTCGGCGGCATGCGCCACGCCGGCCCCGAAGAGGGAGGAGCCCGTGCCAGTCACCGCCCCCAGGGCTCCGAGCTTGAGCAGGCTGCGTCGCGAGATGTTCATGCGTCTCCCCTTCCAGCGCGTGGGCGGCGACCTTCCGCCGGATGGGAGGAATTGTCAGCGGCCCGCGGTCCTGGATCTGCCCCGCGCCGCCCTCCCCTACGGCTGCGCGGGGCGTCCCTCGGGCACGAGGGAGCTGCCACACTCGTTGGCCCCCCCTCCGTCGCCGAGCTGGAGTCGCTCGACCTGGGCGCCCCCCGGCGCATGCGCTTCGGCATCACCCGAGGAGGGGACACCGTGAAGCGCCGGCTCGACAGGCCACGCGCCCTCCCCCTCCACCGCAATGCAGTCGAGGAGCGCGAGGAGCCGCTCTTCGACGGGGATGGACCCGTCGTCGACCGGAAGCTCGCCGCGGGCCCTCAACCGACCGCGAGGCGGGCCCGGCGTCCTCGGCCCGCGAAGCTGCCCCTGAGTCCGAATCATCCGCCCGGTCCTCAGCCTCCGCCGTGAGCGGAGGCGTGCCGCACGGGGCCTCATGGCGCGACCGTGGGCGGCTTCCAGATGAAGACGTTCCGCCGGGTGCTGTTCGCGACGACGAACACGTTGCGCGCGGGGCTGTAGCGGAACCGGCCATAGGTGCCATTCGAGGCCGGTGGTCCCGGGTCGTCGCCCGTGCCGGTGACCTCCACCCACTTCCCGGTCTGCAGGTCGAGAATCGCCAGCCTGCGCCCGCCTGGATACGCCACGAACCGGTCGAGCACCGGCGAGTACGCGAGTCCGGGTGCCCCGCCCACCGGCGAGCTCAGGCCCGTGGTGGCGACGGTGGCGTGCGTCTTGCCGGGCGCGCTCAGCGCATAGGTCGACACGGTGGCGCCCTCGCGGACCAGCGCGAGGACGTTGCGCTTCGTGTCCACGGCGGCGCCCGCGTAGTAGTAGCCCTCGCCGTTCGGAGCGTGTGCGGTCCATGTGTCGGCGACCGGGTCGTACTCGTGGAGCTTCCGCGAGCCGATGTACCAGAGGTGCCCCCGCGCATCGGCGGCGCTCGCGCCGTAGTCGATGACCGGATTGTTCGCGCCGCGCACCCACCGCGCGGTCGCGAAGTCGAAGCCCAGCACCAACTGCGAGCCCGTCTGGCCGCTGGGATAGGTCCCCACGGAGCCCAGCACGTAGAAGCGACCCGTCGCCTCGCTGAAGGCGATGTTGCCGTAGGTGTGCGCACTGCGCGGCTGCTGCACATCCAACTGCGAGCGGATGCTCGTGTCCTCGCAGAGCTCCGAACGGACGTAGCCGGTGGACCCCAGTCCCGCATCGGGAATGTCCAGCGAGGTAACGGAGGGGTACAGGCCGCACGACTCCACCCGCTTGTCGCGCATCACCGGCGTGACGCTGTTGCCCGTCATGCCCGAGGGCAGCTCCGTCCACCGCTTCCACATCATCGACGCGAGGTCGAAGGTGAACACGTTGTTGTACGGCGAGTCGTCATGCCCACCGCCCCAGACGACCAGGCGGTCGCGAAGCGAGTCGTACGCGCCGCCGCTCCACGCAATCATCACCGCTTCACACGGGTAGCTGGAGTACGGCTGGGGACAGACATCCGCCATCTGCGTGTTCGGCAGCTCCTTCCAGGAGCCCTCGGGCATGGCGGCGATGATGGCGTCTATCGGCCCGGGCTCGACTCCGCCCGCGTCGGGCACACCGCTGTCGGCGCCGTCTCCTCCATCCACGCCAGTCCCGGCGTCACCTCCCCCGTCACCCGGGAGAGGCACCTCGGCCGACTCACTCCTGCCGCAACCCGGGGCAACGAGAGCCCAGAGAAGGGCCGACAACGGGACGACACTACGAAGGGTTCGTTGCATGTCTCATCCAGCGGGGACCGACGTGAACACAGCATCCGAGATGTACGCGGGCGGGACGGTTCAGCCCCTCACGACGCCGTCGTAGACGCCGTAGCCACCGGGAATGAAGAAGTCCCTGCCCGGCTCCAGGCCGAAGGCCCGGATGGCCGTCGCCACGATGTCCTGCGAGCGCGGCGCGCGCGTCACCCGCTGTCCGGACTCCTCCACCAGCGTCACCGGCGCGCCCATGGGCGAGCCGTTCATCGTCCGATAGAAGACCGGCTGCTGCAGCGTCCGGTCGACGAAGGTGTCCACGAAGGCCCGCTGCGCGGCCGCGTCCTGCTCCGCGTATTCCGCGTCCGTCGGTGGAATGCCGCGCAGCGCGAGCGAGGCCCGCCGCAGCAGTCGGCTCGGCGCGAGGACGTCGCTTCGCTCGCCCGCGTCGGGGTTGTTCGTGGGCGGAGGCTCCACGCAGCCCGCGTCCTGCGAATCTCCGGGCGGCTCGACGGGCGAGTTGCCTCCGCCCGAACACCCCATCCAGACCACCAGGGGCAGGACCCACCATAGAGGGCTCGGCGAGCGCACCGGTGCAGATGGCTCAAGCCGAGCGTTGAGACACATCGACATGCGCGGATTCATTCAATCCGACAGAGCAACGCGCATGCCGCGCACTCGCGGCGCTGGCGACAAGCGCGTCTCTCTCGGAGACAACACGCGCAGTGCGGGCGAAGAGAGCGGCGTCGACGGGGAATGCCCCCCACACGTTGGGGCGCCTTCCCCTCAGATCCCACATCGTCAGAACGTGAAACCGAAACGCAGGATGTCCATGTTGATGTCCACGATGCGCCCGTTCCTCTTCGCATCGCCCCACGAAATGCCGTACTGGGCACCGAGGTCGACCTCCTCCCGTCGCTGATTCCAGCTGTAGCCCACGCCCGCGCCAATCACCGCGGCGAGGAAGGAGCGGGAGCGCGGAGCCGTCTTCCGGTACCCCAGGTCGAGGCCGAAGGTGAGCTGTCCTCCCGTCGTGCTCCGCGTGGCGGGCCCCACCGTTTCGCCGTCGGGGCGGTCCTGCGCATGGCTCCACATGCCGCCCAGCTTGGGTTGGATGAAGAAGCCGTCCCCCCGTGCCCCGGGCCACGGCGTCCAGGCCACCCCCGTGTAGGCCTTGAGCGCCCGGACGGTGCCGCAGCGACCGACGTCTTCGGAGCAGCGGCGGCGCGTGTACATGGGCGTGACTTCGATGACCAGGTCGCTCCTGTCCGACACCTGGAGGTTCGTGCCGACAGGGAGCGCCAGGTGGAGCGCGCCGGCGAAAGGCCCCATCAGCAGGAGGGAACCGTGCGTTATCGGCAGCGTCCAGAGCGCATGCGCGGGCCGCTCTCCTTCCGGCGCTAGGGACGTTGGCCTCTCCGCCGCCTCCGCACGGGCCGCTGCAACGAGAAGGAGCACCAGAATCAGCATGACCTTGTTCAAACGCGTGCCTCCTGCCTCAGGGTGGGCCCCCCGCGAAGCAAGGGCTGTTCCATGGGCATGCATGAGGCCCCTACAGAGTGAAACGGTGACGGCGCATGACACCCCTGTCAGAGGCCGCGCGCAGGTGCACCGGACGCGGATGTCACGGCCCTCCCTTGACGTGGCGGAGGGAGATTCCATCGGTCGAGGTGCTCACCTGGAGACGGTAGCACCGGTGGGCGCCCGCCCCCCCGTGGCACGTCGCGGTGGGAAGTAGGGCAGACTGGGGAAAGGCCCTGGCGCCACGGACGGCGCGGAGGGCGGACGGGCAGTGCCCGTACCGGGGGCCGGGAGCCGAACCATGAAACACGTCGAAGCCAGGATGACGGCCGTCACCGGACCCGTGGGACGGTTGATGACGACAGTGGAAGGGGATGGCGGAATCCCCACCCTCTTCGTGCACGACGTCGCCGCCGACCGGACGCACTGGGCCCAGGTGCAGCACGGCCTCGCGACGCGCAGCGTGGCCTTCGACCTGCGAGGGCTGGGTGAGAGCGGCGGCTCCCAAGGGCCCTTTGGCGTGGAGGCGGCGGTCGAGGACGTCGCCGCCGTGGCCGACGCGCTGGCCCCCGAGAAGGTCCTCCTGGTGGGCCATGGCTTCGGGGCCGCGGTGGCCGGCGCCTTCGCCGCGTACTACCCCGAGCGGCTGGCCGGGCTGCTCTACGTCGAAGCCCCGGGAGACCTGCGCCGCATGCCCAGGACCGAGGCGGAGGCGTGGCTCGACAACTTCAGCGCGGCGAAGTACGGGGCCTTCCACGAGCACTGGCTCGCCCCGCAGTTGCTCGCCGCCAAGGAAGCAACGCGCGTCCTGGTGATGAAGACGATGCGCACCTCGCGGCGGGAGGCCATCGCCGGGAATCTGGAGTCGCTGCTCGGCCATGACCCGGACGCGGCCTTCGAGCAGTTCAAGGGCCCCACGCATGCGCTGGTGGCGACCGCGGGTCCGGAGACGCTGGCGGGCCAGCACCCCACGCTGTCCCGCGCCGTGGCGCCGCACGCCAGTCACTGGCTGATGCTGGACGCGGCGCAGTGGTTCCACACGGAGCTGGTCCGCTTCCTCGGCCAGTGCCGGCACCACCACTGAGGCGCCGCGCCGGGCTCGCCCGTCCGCGAACCGGGCGGGTTGACGGCGGTGCGCTCCAGCACGCCCACCCCACCCTTCGGGCCGGCACCTGCTCCGGTACCTGCGCTCGGCCCCCGGGCCGCCCCGGGTTGTTCCCGCCGTGGCGCGCTCACAGCTTCGTCGAAGGCGCTCTTCATCCACGATGCACGGGCGTGGCCCCTGGCGCCCCGGCGATACCGGTGCGCGGAGCGGAGGTGTGCACATGGCGGGAGCCCGGGCACTCACGCGCGGGGAGGCGGGAGCCGGTGTGCACTGGCGCTCGCGGCCGGGCGACCTCAACCCGGTTGCCTGGTGGGTCCACCACACGCTGTGGTTCCTGCCCGTGCTGGGCGCACTGCTGGGGGCCCTCCTGGGCGTGCTGATGGTGCGCCCGCCGGGGCCACTGGCCACGGTGCTGCGCGGCGTGGCGTGGCAGGCCTCGGTGCAGGAAGCACGGACGATGCTCTCCTCCGTACTGGGCATCGCGCTCTCCTCGCTGAGCATCGTGCTGTCGCTGTCCATGCTCGTGGTGCAGAACGCCGCCGGGCAGTACTCGCCGCGCCTGTTGCGGCTGTACCTGCACAGCGCGGGCATCCGCGTGGTCATCCCCATGTTCGTCGCCACGAGCGTCTTCTGTCTCGTGGCCGCGCAGTTGTTCGGGTTCGTTCCCGGGGCCGGGAGGCAGCCGCGGCCGGCGCTGAGCCTGGCCATGCTCATGCTCGTCCTCTGCGAGGCGTCGCTCATCTTCCAGGTGCTGGAGACGCTCCAGTTCATGCGCGTGGAGAACCTGGTGCGACGGGTGGGGCGCGACACGCTGCGTGTCGCGCGGAGGCTGGAAGCGCGCCGCCAGAACGACCTCGCGCCACGCCCGGCTCCGCCGCCTTCGTCGAGCACGTCCTGGCCGCTCCGGGCCCTCGAGAATGGCTTCGTCGCGGATGTGGACGGGCGCAGGCTCGTGGCCGTGGCCCAGGAGCTGGGGCTCGTGGTCCACCTGGACGTCACCATCGGCGAGCCGGTGACGCGGGGCGCGGTGGTGGGCCGGGTGGAGCCAGGCGGCCGCGGCCCGGCGGAGTCGCGCGAGGTGGCGGAGGCCCTCCTGCCCGCGCTGCTGATGGACCGCTGGAGGGACCTGGA contains these protein-coding regions:
- a CDS encoding acyltransferase family protein — protein: MPADSRPRYVFIDALRGFAALAVVGFHAREGGHLAHLEPFLGAVLNGVLRRGDAGVTVFFVISGFVIAASMAHAHVTPGYVGRFLARRSVRLDPAYWASLALTVGFGLLSVRFVPGKTYLLPTWGEVLAHLTYLTDLLGVRQLSAVYWTLCYEFQFYATFALLLLGVTRLRERLGPERALTAALWPATLLADLWLVGLEPFHLHGLFVDRWHLFLTGVLVWRAVVRRGAGSGAHVAAAALQVALVGVMGLVRADVQLHVAAATGALVLAVGLAGRLETWLSWRALQGLGAISYSLYLTHNTVTGALFRVGLRLTGRSPAWEAMWFVLATAACIGFAWVFHRLLEAPSLALSRRIRLGPSAEPATRGTAEAVAPASLAP
- a CDS encoding GMC oxidoreductase; its protein translation is MNISRRSLLKLGALGAVTGTGSSLFGAGVAHAAEASPPVSSLNELAYRLVVPEIFRALPSAPSHSEALVIGTGFGAAVAALRLGQAGVQVTMLERGSRWPRDPWRQSFSSESLLDGRAVWFRKSFTGFDGITRPVDSFGGVLDVTDYEHIKVWRGAAVGGGSVVFTGAMVQPEQRFFDQVFQGVVSYEEMDRRYYPLARQMLGVSPMPSDVYQSAPFGHSRLWDTHVTQAGYTPQRIDSIFQWEVVRSELTGRSRPSAIIGESTFGNANGAKYDLGQNYLPQAEATGRVSIHPGHRVTAIGREVDGRYWVQVDVIAPNGTVLRKRTLTADRLFLGAGSIGTSELLVAARDTGALPDLDESIGAGWGSNGDAAIARSFSSLEGFNQGSPCASRILDEGGMPVTLENWYVPNLPANPGLIGTLGMALDSQRGSFRYDSTRQKVVLDWPSQGNDNAVAALRVVNNRIAAASGTQVGVPILAPDVNASFTAHPLGGAVLGAATDACGRVKGYTHLYVVDGAAVPGSTGTVNPSLTITALAERSMAEIIRAGQ
- a CDS encoding alpha/beta fold hydrolase, with amino-acid sequence MKHVEARMTAVTGPVGRLMTTVEGDGGIPTLFVHDVAADRTHWAQVQHGLATRSVAFDLRGLGESGGSQGPFGVEAAVEDVAAVADALAPEKVLLVGHGFGAAVAGAFAAYYPERLAGLLYVEAPGDLRRMPRTEAEAWLDNFSAAKYGAFHEHWLAPQLLAAKEATRVLVMKTMRTSRREAIAGNLESLLGHDPDAAFEQFKGPTHALVATAGPETLAGQHPTLSRAVAPHASHWLMLDAAQWFHTELVRFLGQCRHHH
- a CDS encoding serine hydrolase domain-containing protein, which translates into the protein MLLHAHRRLAVPLLVFSLVSGTGLAQPAAPASPDPAKQLAGIWGGERVFGPEVQGELTLLRDNGAWLARIGGFEAPGREEQKVLSVVLPGGQGELRGALTPDGKRFVGHWIQRAIVVGGVRYATPVELRAVQKGVWRGAVKPMEDRFTLYLVVQEAPDGTVQAIMRNPEKNFPPQPVFRVSMTGDTVRLVSAREGGPRFEGTYDARAGKLSLPFMFLGTLDLTRRDREQAVSLYPRTPSPGPYTYRKPIAEEDGWATASLSDVGMDTGPVRELVQRILDAQPADVSAPLIHGLLIARHGKLVVEEYFHGYDKERPHDLRSAAKTFAPALVGIAIDQGARLSPETPVYSLFPDYKDAGTPDPRKARLTVEHLMTMTSGLACDDDNGDSPGNENTLQEQESDWYTYTLNLPMEREPGAEQAVYCSAGMNLLGGVLRNTTGTWLPDFFARSLATPLQMRNYHLNLTPAGDAYLGGGFHLRPRDALKLGQLYLSGGVWNGRRVVSKRWVERSVARHSVMRADRTYGYAWWRHELKVGDRVYSEYEAGGNGGQFIMVIPELDLTVMFTGGNYSQFPVWKKFREELLPKYILAAARK
- a CDS encoding DUF2254 domain-containing protein, which translates into the protein MAGARALTRGEAGAGVHWRSRPGDLNPVAWWVHHTLWFLPVLGALLGALLGVLMVRPPGPLATVLRGVAWQASVQEARTMLSSVLGIALSSLSIVLSLSMLVVQNAAGQYSPRLLRLYLHSAGIRVVIPMFVATSVFCLVAAQLFGFVPGAGRQPRPALSLAMLMLVLCEASLIFQVLETLQFMRVENLVRRVGRDTLRVARRLEARRQNDLAPRPAPPPSSSTSWPLRALENGFVADVDGRRLVAVAQELGLVVHLDVTIGEPVTRGAVVGRVEPGGRGPAESREVAEALLPALLMDRWRDLDSDVALGVRQLVDVAIKALSPGINDPYTAVEVVDQLTFLLCAMSRMKLGPRVLPDASGHPRVFLHAATLQDYVSLATDQILRYGAGEPAVVVRLLRLVGEVGQRARRPEDRHAAREALRQIQAQAERALTDTPWRERIRGHAEAAERALEGEPLPALPAIGF